From Butyricimonas paravirosa, one genomic window encodes:
- a CDS encoding PadR family transcriptional regulator, producing MNIENTQAQMRKGILEYCILLIIAQQDAYVPDIISKLKASKMIVVEGTIYPLLTRLKNTGLLSYRWEESQQGPPRKYYSITEQGRDFLKELENSWNELTSAVNSIKENHNN from the coding sequence ATGAACATTGAAAACACACAAGCTCAAATGAGGAAGGGTATCTTGGAATACTGCATTTTACTGATCATCGCACAACAGGACGCCTACGTACCGGACATTATCAGTAAACTGAAAGCCTCCAAGATGATCGTGGTCGAAGGGACGATATACCCTTTATTAACCCGGTTGAAAAATACCGGATTATTGTCATACCGCTGGGAAGAGTCACAGCAAGGCCCTCCCCGCAAATATTACAGCATCACGGAACAAGGGCGAGATTTTCTCAAGGAACTCGAAAACTCCTGGAATGAATTGACCTCTGCCGTGAACAGCATTAAAGAAAACCATAACAACTAA
- a CDS encoding DUF3990 domain-containing protein, with translation MKLYHASPFIIELADVYHSCDHLDFGKGFYLTSLYDQARKYAMRFLLKKQKAYINEYLLDDELSDFKIKTFCSYNEEWLDYVGNSSSFTFYQSNRNNNRRN, from the coding sequence ATGAAACTGTATCACGCATCACCATTTATAATTGAACTCGCGGATGTATATCACTCATGCGATCATCTAGATTTTGGCAAAGGATTTTACCTAACGTCTTTATATGACCAAGCTCGGAAATATGCCATGCGCTTTTTACTTAAAAAGCAGAAAGCTTATATTAACGAATATTTATTAGATGATGAGTTGAGTGATTTTAAAATTAAAACATTCTGTAGTTACAACGAAGAGTGGTTAGATTACGTTGGTAATAGTTCATCATTTACATTTTATCAAAGCAACAGAAATAACAATAGGAGGAATTGA
- a CDS encoding MlaE family ABC transporter permease — protein MKVLDKIGAYILFMGRIFTKPEKKKVYLKELTNELEKLGLNSVMLVMIISFFIGAVLTLQTAYNMSSPLLPRYLIGYLTRETLLLEFSSTIVSLILAGKIGSNIASEIGSMKITEQIEALEVMGVNSVSYLVGPKIAAALVVNPVLYIFSVFIGIIGGILSGLASGVVNYDDYIHGLHFSFNPYYVTYSIVKTLFFAVIFTSIPAFYGYNVQGGALEVGKASTKAVVDSSIAILLVNLILTKILL, from the coding sequence ATGAAAGTATTAGATAAGATAGGAGCTTACATATTATTCATGGGGCGTATCTTCACGAAACCTGAGAAGAAGAAAGTTTATTTAAAAGAATTGACTAACGAGTTGGAGAAGTTGGGGTTGAATTCCGTTATGTTGGTGATGATTATTTCTTTCTTTATCGGGGCGGTGTTGACGCTTCAAACGGCTTACAATATGTCGAGTCCCCTGCTACCTCGCTATCTGATTGGTTATTTGACCCGGGAGACGTTATTGCTGGAGTTCTCGTCGACGATCGTGAGCTTGATTCTGGCCGGAAAGATTGGGAGTAATATCGCATCCGAGATCGGTAGCATGAAAATCACGGAACAGATCGAGGCGTTGGAGGTGATGGGAGTGAATTCCGTTTCCTATTTGGTGGGGCCGAAGATTGCGGCGGCCTTGGTGGTAAATCCGGTTCTTTATATATTCAGCGTGTTTATCGGTATTATCGGGGGAATCCTTTCGGGATTGGCATCCGGGGTGGTAAACTATGATGATTATATACACGGGTTGCACTTTTCATTCAATCCTTATTACGTGACCTATTCTATTGTCAAAACTTTGTTTTTTGCCGTGATATTTACTTCTATTCCCGCCTTTTACGGGTATAACGTGCAGGGAGGGGCGCTGGAAGTCGGAAAGGCGAGTACGAAAGCCGTGGTGGATAGTAGTATTGCCATCCTGCTTGTGAACTTGATATTAACCAAAATATTATTGTAA
- a CDS encoding S41 family peptidase: MNKIVLTVTFLLVAFFVQAGPLWMRYPKISPDGKQIAFSYKGDIYVVPVEGGEARQLTTHPAYESYPVWSPDGKQIAFTSDRNGNFDIFVMSARGGDARQVTTNSAREIPYTFTPDGKEIVYGAQMSDPAQSALFPAGSMTELYAISVNGGRPRQVLATPAEEICFFKSGDAFLYQDKKGGENEWRKHHTSSITRDIYRYDMKSGKHTRLIDRAGEDRSPVLSPDEQRVYFLSEREGSFNVYSFPVADPSAVKAETSFKTHPVRFLSIAGNGRLCFGYDGEIYVKDASGSPKKVKVDIIGDNAKDNIASLRFTSGATSATVSPDGKQVAMIIRGDVFVTSTDYTTTKQVTTTPEGEKWLSFAPDNRTIAYASERGGNWNIYTAKIAREEEVNFPNATLIEEEAVLPASTKERFAPQFSPDGKELAFIEDRTKLMVVDLKTKKVRQVADDKYQYRTGDGFSYTWSPDGKWFAMEIIGNRHDPYSDIAIVSADGKGEIVNLTNSGYFDSNPRWVLDGNAILFSSERYGMRNHASWGSLQDVMIVFMNQDAYDKFRLNKEDYELLKEEEKRIASLKNKEQKEDQKDKKGETKPAVKEKKNIEVELQGIEDRVMRLTPNSSQLGDAILSKNGDKLYYMASFEGGMDLWVSDLRSRSTKVMHKLNSGWASLEMDKDGKDLFLLGGRSMQKISLGSERRSPIAYSAEMKLDQAAERAYMFDRVRRQEAKRFYEKNMHGVDWAKMTKAYEKFLPYINNNYDFSELLSELLGELNVSHTGSGYRPGSRGEATAELGLLLNVNYAKDGLLVDEVLEKGPFDHVRSKLKAGMVIEKIDGRAVKAGEDYYPLLRGKSGKRVLFSIYDPSTKERWDEVIEPISKGTMNGLLYRRWVKQRAADVDRLSGGRLGYVHISSMDDPSFRSVYADILGKYNDREGIVIDTRFNGGGRLHEDIEILFSGKKYFTQVVRGREACDMPSRRWNKPSIMVTCEANYSNAHGTPWVYQHQGIGKVVGMPVPGTMTSVSWETLQDPTLYFGIPIVGYRLPDGSYLENKQLEPDVKIANSPEKIIKGEDEQLETAVKELLKEIDSKK; the protein is encoded by the coding sequence ATGAATAAAATCGTATTGACTGTTACTTTTTTACTGGTTGCTTTTTTCGTTCAGGCGGGACCGCTTTGGATGCGTTATCCGAAGATTTCACCCGATGGAAAGCAAATTGCATTTAGTTATAAGGGGGATATTTATGTTGTCCCCGTGGAAGGTGGCGAGGCTCGCCAGTTGACCACGCATCCGGCGTATGAATCGTATCCCGTGTGGTCTCCGGATGGGAAACAGATTGCGTTCACGAGTGATCGGAATGGTAATTTCGATATTTTCGTGATGTCGGCCCGGGGAGGTGATGCCCGGCAAGTGACGACGAATTCAGCTAGGGAGATACCCTACACGTTTACCCCGGATGGAAAAGAAATTGTCTATGGGGCGCAAATGAGTGATCCCGCTCAGAGTGCTTTATTTCCGGCAGGTTCCATGACCGAATTGTATGCCATTTCGGTAAATGGGGGACGTCCTCGGCAGGTATTGGCAACCCCGGCAGAAGAGATTTGTTTCTTCAAATCGGGTGATGCATTCTTGTACCAAGATAAAAAAGGCGGGGAGAATGAATGGCGTAAACATCATACCTCTTCTATCACACGTGATATTTATCGCTATGATATGAAAAGCGGGAAACATACCCGTCTGATTGATCGGGCGGGGGAAGATCGTTCTCCCGTGTTGTCTCCGGACGAACAAAGGGTATATTTTCTGAGTGAGCGAGAGGGTTCGTTTAACGTGTACTCGTTCCCGGTGGCCGATCCTTCTGCCGTAAAGGCAGAGACCTCTTTCAAGACTCACCCGGTGCGTTTCTTGAGTATCGCGGGTAACGGGCGTTTGTGTTTTGGTTATGACGGTGAAATATACGTGAAAGATGCATCCGGAAGTCCCAAGAAAGTGAAAGTGGATATTATTGGTGACAATGCGAAAGATAATATTGCCTCGTTGCGTTTCACTTCCGGGGCAACTAGTGCGACTGTTTCGCCGGACGGGAAACAGGTGGCCATGATTATCCGGGGAGATGTATTCGTGACTTCTACCGATTACACGACGACAAAACAAGTTACCACGACTCCGGAGGGAGAGAAGTGGTTGAGCTTTGCTCCTGATAACCGGACGATCGCTTACGCTAGCGAGCGGGGAGGAAATTGGAATATCTACACGGCGAAGATTGCCCGTGAGGAAGAGGTGAATTTCCCGAATGCGACTTTAATCGAAGAGGAAGCTGTTCTTCCGGCTTCAACCAAAGAGCGGTTTGCCCCACAATTCTCTCCGGATGGAAAAGAGTTGGCCTTTATTGAGGACCGTACGAAATTGATGGTCGTTGATTTGAAGACGAAGAAAGTGCGGCAGGTGGCGGACGATAAATATCAATATCGCACGGGTGACGGTTTCTCGTATACATGGTCTCCGGACGGGAAATGGTTCGCGATGGAAATCATCGGGAATCGTCATGATCCGTATAGTGATATTGCTATCGTGAGTGCCGATGGGAAAGGGGAAATTGTAAACCTGACCAATAGCGGCTATTTTGATAGTAATCCCCGGTGGGTGTTGGATGGAAATGCCATCTTGTTTTCCAGTGAGCGTTACGGGATGCGTAACCATGCATCGTGGGGTTCTTTGCAGGATGTGATGATCGTGTTCATGAATCAGGATGCTTACGATAAATTCCGGTTGAACAAGGAAGATTACGAGTTACTGAAAGAGGAGGAGAAACGTATTGCCTCTCTGAAGAATAAAGAACAGAAAGAGGATCAGAAAGATAAGAAAGGTGAGACGAAACCTGCCGTGAAAGAGAAAAAGAATATCGAGGTCGAACTGCAAGGTATCGAGGACCGGGTGATGCGGTTAACGCCGAATTCTTCACAATTGGGAGATGCGATATTAAGTAAGAATGGTGACAAGCTTTATTACATGGCCTCTTTCGAGGGAGGTATGGATTTGTGGGTGAGCGATCTGCGTTCACGGAGTACCAAGGTGATGCATAAGTTGAACAGCGGTTGGGCGTCTTTGGAGATGGATAAGGACGGGAAAGATTTGTTCCTGTTGGGAGGACGTTCTATGCAGAAGATTAGTCTGGGTTCGGAGAGAAGAAGTCCGATTGCGTATTCTGCCGAAATGAAACTGGATCAGGCTGCCGAGCGGGCGTATATGTTTGATCGGGTACGTCGTCAGGAGGCCAAACGTTTCTACGAGAAGAATATGCATGGTGTGGATTGGGCAAAAATGACTAAGGCTTACGAGAAGTTTTTACCTTATATCAATAATAACTATGATTTCTCCGAGTTGTTGAGTGAGTTGTTGGGTGAGTTGAACGTTTCACACACCGGATCGGGTTACCGCCCCGGGTCAAGAGGTGAGGCGACTGCCGAACTGGGCCTCTTGTTGAACGTGAACTATGCAAAGGATGGGTTGCTAGTTGACGAGGTGTTGGAGAAAGGACCTTTTGATCATGTCCGTTCGAAGTTGAAAGCCGGAATGGTCATTGAGAAAATTGACGGGCGGGCGGTGAAAGCCGGGGAAGATTACTATCCCCTGCTGAGAGGCAAGTCCGGTAAACGTGTATTGTTCTCTATTTATGACCCCTCTACCAAGGAACGTTGGGATGAGGTGATCGAGCCGATTTCAAAGGGTACGATGAATGGGTTACTTTACCGGCGGTGGGTAAAACAAAGAGCTGCCGATGTGGATCGTTTGTCGGGAGGACGTTTGGGTTACGTGCATATTTCCAGCATGGACGATCCAAGTTTCCGTTCCGTGTATGCCGATATTCTGGGTAAATATAATGACCGGGAAGGAATTGTGATCGACACTCGTTTCAATGGTGGTGGCCGTTTGCACGAGGATATTGAGATTCTGTTCAGTGGTAAGAAATATTTCACGCAAGTCGTTCGGGGCCGGGAGGCTTGCGATATGCCAAGTCGTAGGTGGAATAAGCCTTCGATTATGGTGACCTGTGAGGCGAACTACTCGAACGCCCACGGAACGCCTTGGGTTTACCAACATCAAGGAATCGGTAAGGTTGTCGGAATGCCTGTGCCGGGAACCATGACGAGCGTGTCTTGGGAGACTTTGCAGGATCCGACGCTGTATTTCGGAATCCCGATCGTCGGTTATCGTTTACCGGACGGTAGCTATCTGGAGAATAAACAACTGGAACCGGACGTGAAGATTGCCAACTCTCCGGAGAAAATTATCAAGGGGGAAGACGAGCAATTGGAGACGGCGGTGAAGGAGTTGTTGAAAGAGATTGATTCGAAAAAATAG
- a CDS encoding DUF3791 domain-containing protein: MNLEILSFITFCVGNLADTLKMSAGKVYGLLRSSGILTEYLIPGYDVLHTFSKEYIVEDLIQYMKEKGLLA; encoded by the coding sequence ATGAATCTTGAGATATTGAGTTTTATAACTTTTTGCGTGGGCAACCTTGCGGACACATTAAAGATGAGTGCCGGAAAAGTATACGGGCTACTACGTTCTTCTGGTATCCTTACAGAATATCTGATTCCAGGATACGATGTACTTCACACGTTCAGTAAAGAATACATCGTAGAAGATCTTATTCAATATATGAAAGAAAAAGGATTGTTAGCATGA
- a CDS encoding ABC transporter ATP-binding protein, whose product MIRAEGVCKSFDKKEVLTDIDAVFEPGKVNLIIGKSGSGKTVLLKSLIGLHSIDKGKIFYNDRDITVMNNKQIKEIRKELGVVFQGGALFDSLSVLENVKFPLNLFSSMTEKEKTERAIFCLNRVNLNNVENLYPAEISGGMKKRVAIARAIVLQPKYLFCDEPNSGLDPLTSIVIDNLLSELTHEYDMTTVINTHDMNSVFEIGEKVLFIHEGHKEWEGSNEEIMYTNNKALNEFLFSSKLNRMVREKLGKKSEE is encoded by the coding sequence ATGATACGGGCGGAAGGGGTATGTAAGTCATTTGATAAAAAAGAGGTGTTGACGGATATAGATGCCGTTTTCGAACCGGGAAAGGTAAATCTGATTATCGGGAAGAGTGGTTCTGGGAAGACCGTGTTATTGAAATCGTTGATTGGCTTGCACTCGATTGATAAAGGAAAGATATTCTACAATGACCGGGATATTACCGTGATGAATAACAAACAGATAAAGGAGATCCGGAAGGAGCTGGGAGTGGTTTTTCAAGGCGGGGCATTGTTTGATTCGCTTTCCGTGTTGGAGAACGTGAAGTTCCCGTTAAATCTGTTTTCCTCGATGACGGAAAAGGAGAAAACGGAGCGAGCTATTTTCTGCCTCAACCGGGTGAACCTGAATAACGTGGAAAATCTTTATCCCGCGGAGATCAGTGGAGGAATGAAAAAGCGTGTGGCTATTGCCCGGGCTATAGTTTTACAGCCTAAATACTTGTTTTGTGACGAGCCGAATTCCGGTTTGGACCCTTTGACCTCGATCGTGATTGATAATCTGTTGTCCGAGTTGACACATGAATATGATATGACCACGGTTATAAACACGCATGATATGAACTCGGTTTTCGAGATTGGGGAAAAGGTATTGTTTATCCATGAAGGACACAAAGAATGGGAGGGCAGTAACGAAGAGATCATGTACACGAACAACAAGGCGTTGAACGAATTCCTGTTCTCGTCGAAGTTGAACAGGATGGTGCGGGAGAAACTAGGAAAAAAGAGCGAGGAATAA
- a CDS encoding DUF3109 family protein has product MIQIGDTIISLDIFEKKFCCDLAVCKGICCVDGDSGAPLEEGEAEQIRENYEKIKPYMKPEGIAAVEEQGFSVVDIEGDTVTPLIDGRECAYIIEENGCSWCAIEKAWSREESSFRKPISCHMYPIRVKQYQNYEAMNYDQWTICACARLKGEQEGIPVYVFLKDALIRKYGEEWYEQLCYAAREIETGKIKFGR; this is encoded by the coding sequence ATGATACAGATAGGGGATACAATTATAAGCTTGGATATTTTCGAGAAGAAATTTTGTTGTGATTTGGCAGTTTGTAAAGGAATTTGCTGCGTGGACGGGGACTCGGGGGCACCATTGGAAGAAGGGGAAGCGGAACAGATCCGGGAAAATTACGAGAAGATTAAACCTTACATGAAACCCGAGGGAATTGCCGCCGTGGAGGAACAGGGCTTTTCCGTGGTTGACATAGAGGGTGACACGGTTACCCCGCTAATCGATGGGCGGGAGTGCGCATATATTATCGAGGAGAACGGGTGTTCGTGGTGTGCCATTGAAAAAGCGTGGAGCCGGGAAGAGAGTTCTTTCCGTAAACCTATATCTTGCCACATGTACCCGATCCGGGTGAAACAATACCAGAATTACGAGGCTATGAATTATGACCAGTGGACGATTTGTGCTTGCGCCCGCTTAAAGGGTGAGCAAGAGGGGATTCCGGTGTACGTGTTTTTGAAAGATGCTCTCATTCGCAAATACGGGGAGGAGTGGTACGAGCAATTATGCTACGCCGCACGGGAGATTGAGACGGGAAAAATCAAGTTTGGACGCTAA
- a CDS encoding DUF4296 domain-containing protein, whose protein sequence is MKRILWVILIIAAITACSKKVPLDKDQFTSLLIDMHTTDGMLSVARGDIRTEKDNYLYYNDLFEKYGITREDFDSCVTYYSLQSALFNKIYDVVIDTLSRRQTKIMREWKELTVNDTVNLFPGYTMIVADTIRSDSTQAKVRKKDSIVYETRVVKADTVYFDKRNQFVLVKLDSIVPGMYKFTSTIKLEKSDRGKRNFIQTYFLSADNDTLKVPDQYVGVDTLRPYKKDWEFYVADSSYTKLFMKIPKSDRDTRVKVKKLNDREGCVYKTEIFKTYVAPNREKQLKKEYEQRRQMELERKSAKKK, encoded by the coding sequence ATGAAGCGTATTTTATGGGTGATATTGATTATTGCGGCGATAACGGCTTGTTCGAAGAAGGTCCCGTTGGACAAGGATCAATTCACATCTTTGTTGATTGATATGCACACGACGGATGGAATGTTGTCGGTCGCACGGGGTGATATACGAACCGAAAAAGACAATTATTTATATTATAATGACCTGTTTGAGAAATACGGGATTACACGGGAGGATTTTGATTCTTGCGTAACTTACTATTCCCTGCAATCAGCGTTATTCAATAAAATTTATGACGTGGTGATCGATACCTTGAGTCGTCGCCAGACGAAAATCATGCGGGAGTGGAAAGAGTTGACCGTGAATGATACGGTTAATCTGTTCCCGGGGTACACGATGATCGTGGCAGATACCATACGCTCGGATTCTACACAAGCTAAAGTCCGGAAGAAAGATTCTATCGTGTACGAAACACGTGTGGTGAAAGCCGATACGGTTTATTTTGACAAGCGAAATCAATTCGTGCTGGTGAAATTGGATAGCATTGTTCCCGGTATGTACAAATTTACCTCGACGATAAAATTGGAAAAATCCGACCGGGGAAAACGGAATTTCATACAGACTTATTTTCTGTCTGCCGATAATGACACGTTGAAAGTTCCGGATCAGTACGTGGGAGTCGACACGTTGCGCCCTTACAAGAAAGACTGGGAGTTCTACGTGGCGGATTCCAGCTACACGAAGTTATTCATGAAGATTCCCAAGAGTGACCGGGATACGAGGGTGAAAGTGAAGAAGTTGAATGATCGGGAAGGCTGCGTGTACAAAACCGAGATCTTTAAAACGTACGTGGCCCCGAACCGGGAGAAACAATTGAAAAAGGAATACGAACAGAGGAGACAGATGGAGCTTGAAAGGAAATCTGCAAAAAAGAAATAA
- the gpmI gene encoding 2,3-bisphosphoglycerate-independent phosphoglycerate mutase, with protein MKRVLLMILDGWGVGKHDHSDAIGSTPTPNITELTSNNPRALLYTSGENVGLPDGQMGNSEVGHLNIGAGRVVYQDLVKINRACRDHSIAQNPEIVKAFNYAKENGKQVHFMGLVSNGGVHSSLDHVFALCDLSKEFGIEKTFVHCFMDGRDTDPKSGKGFVGELQNHMKQSTGKIASVIGRYYAMDRDSRWERIKEAYDLLVNGVGTPVTDVEAGVQASYDAGVTDEFIKPIVCVDEAGKPVGTIQPGDMVIFFNFRNDRAKELTIVLTQEDKPDFGMKTMPLYYCTMTPYDAKFKGLHILFDKENVVNTIGEYISKQGLKQLRIAETEKYAHVTFFLNGGREEPFEGESRILVPSPKVATYDLQPEMSAPIVTEKIVEQLNEKSVDFICLNYANGDMVGHTGVYEAIRKAVATVDECVGKTVAAARANGYDVLIIADHGNADNAVNEDGTPNTAHSLNPVPCIWVTDSKCDHLRDGVLADVAPTVLAIMGLPQPKEMTGKSLLV; from the coding sequence ATGAAGAGAGTTTTATTGATGATATTGGACGGTTGGGGTGTTGGAAAACACGATCATTCGGACGCGATCGGGAGTACTCCGACTCCTAACATCACGGAGTTGACGAGTAATAATCCCCGTGCCTTGTTGTACACGAGCGGGGAGAATGTAGGTTTGCCCGACGGTCAGATGGGAAATTCCGAAGTGGGACACTTGAATATTGGAGCCGGACGGGTGGTTTACCAAGATTTGGTGAAGATTAACCGGGCTTGTCGGGATCATTCCATTGCCCAAAACCCGGAGATCGTGAAGGCGTTTAATTATGCCAAGGAGAACGGGAAACAGGTGCATTTCATGGGACTGGTTTCTAACGGGGGAGTACATAGCTCGCTGGATCACGTGTTCGCCTTGTGCGATTTGTCGAAGGAGTTCGGGATCGAGAAGACTTTCGTTCATTGCTTTATGGACGGTCGGGACACGGACCCGAAGAGTGGAAAGGGTTTTGTCGGTGAGTTGCAGAACCATATGAAACAATCCACGGGTAAGATTGCTTCCGTGATTGGGCGTTATTATGCCATGGATCGGGATTCCCGCTGGGAGCGTATCAAGGAAGCTTATGATTTGTTGGTGAATGGTGTGGGTACTCCGGTGACGGATGTCGAGGCGGGAGTGCAGGCCTCTTATGACGCGGGGGTGACTGACGAGTTCATCAAACCGATCGTTTGCGTGGACGAGGCTGGGAAACCCGTGGGAACGATACAACCGGGTGATATGGTGATCTTTTTTAATTTCCGTAATGATCGGGCCAAAGAGTTGACGATCGTGTTGACGCAAGAGGACAAGCCGGATTTCGGGATGAAGACCATGCCGTTGTATTATTGTACGATGACTCCTTATGATGCTAAATTCAAGGGATTACATATTTTGTTCGATAAAGAAAACGTGGTGAACACGATCGGGGAATATATTTCCAAGCAAGGATTGAAACAGTTACGTATTGCAGAGACGGAGAAATATGCTCACGTGACGTTCTTCCTGAACGGGGGACGGGAAGAGCCTTTCGAGGGAGAGAGCCGTATTCTGGTACCTTCTCCGAAAGTGGCAACCTACGATTTGCAACCCGAAATGTCTGCCCCTATCGTGACCGAGAAGATCGTGGAGCAATTGAATGAAAAGAGTGTTGATTTTATTTGCTTGAATTATGCGAACGGGGATATGGTGGGGCATACCGGCGTGTACGAGGCCATCCGGAAAGCAGTGGCTACCGTGGATGAGTGTGTTGGGAAGACCGTGGCTGCCGCACGTGCTAACGGTTACGACGTGTTGATTATTGCCGACCACGGGAATGCCGATAATGCAGTGAATGAGGACGGGACGCCGAACACGGCTCACTCGCTGAATCCCGTGCCTTGTATCTGGGTTACCGATTCTAAGTGCGATCACCTGCGGGATGGGGTGTTGGCCGATGTTGCCCCCACGGTTCTCGCGATTATGGGACTTCCGCAGCCCAAGGAAATGACGGGAAAATCGTTATTAGTTTGA
- a CDS encoding PspC domain-containing protein: MKKTYTINLSGKIFHIDEDALEKLQEYINTLKTYYTQEEDGNEIMDDIENRIGELFTENLKGQFREVITLDDVDQVIATMGTPDDIIDEDEQPRKSAPKQAKKLYRNPDNKVLGGVAGGLAAYWGISPLLIRIGFVLLSFYYGIFIIVYSILWISVPKAKTTKQKLEMKGENINVSNIERSIKDEYQEIKNGKGAAFVNRVGEGLYEVFTIIGKVLAIIIGVAFFVGGIFMLFAFLSALFLPNLYPWKSGFMELAYAFTPLNFTLGKIAISFLIGIPIIMIIYMAIKLLFSFKSNNKVIALSALSCWMLGLVILIFVGISEGRSWSIDGTRYGESLELSQQDTLVLLVNERYKIPENLYIDHNVFQLASSNMITPDIRIYSAEGSTPTLRVQFYTQEEKPVYDNMDFNWNYKNDTLRFDNYIKLAGQWRAQRVTLTLYLPENKKVLIPSQTSQYLRNLRDFDRGVRSRLNKDKILLIMQDGKLHPLM, from the coding sequence ATGAAAAAAACATATACTATAAACTTAAGCGGTAAGATTTTCCATATCGATGAAGACGCTTTGGAAAAACTACAAGAATACATCAATACCCTCAAAACATATTACACGCAAGAAGAAGACGGCAACGAGATCATGGATGACATCGAGAACCGGATCGGGGAGCTTTTCACGGAAAACTTGAAAGGACAGTTCCGCGAGGTGATTACTCTCGACGACGTGGATCAAGTGATCGCCACGATGGGTACGCCTGACGACATCATCGACGAAGACGAGCAACCCCGGAAATCCGCCCCGAAACAGGCAAAAAAACTATACCGAAACCCGGACAACAAAGTACTTGGCGGAGTGGCCGGGGGCCTAGCCGCGTATTGGGGCATATCCCCCTTGCTCATCCGGATAGGTTTCGTACTTCTGTCTTTCTACTATGGAATATTCATTATCGTGTATAGCATTTTGTGGATTTCCGTCCCCAAGGCCAAGACGACCAAACAGAAACTCGAAATGAAAGGAGAAAATATAAATGTCTCCAACATCGAACGCTCCATAAAAGACGAGTACCAGGAGATTAAAAACGGCAAGGGTGCCGCTTTCGTGAACCGGGTAGGCGAAGGCTTATACGAAGTATTCACCATCATCGGAAAAGTGTTGGCCATTATTATTGGCGTGGCCTTCTTCGTCGGGGGAATCTTCATGCTGTTCGCCTTCTTGTCGGCATTATTCTTACCTAACCTTTATCCTTGGAAAAGTGGTTTTATGGAACTCGCTTACGCGTTCACGCCCTTAAACTTCACTTTGGGTAAAATCGCTATATCATTCTTGATTGGAATTCCTATTATCATGATCATTTATATGGCGATCAAATTGTTGTTCTCCTTCAAGAGTAATAACAAGGTGATCGCCCTTTCTGCCCTCTCATGTTGGATGCTGGGACTCGTTATACTCATATTCGTGGGGATCAGCGAAGGTCGAAGCTGGTCGATTGATGGCACCCGCTATGGAGAATCGCTCGAACTGAGCCAACAGGACACGCTCGTCCTGCTTGTAAATGAACGCTACAAGATACCTGAGAATCTTTACATAGACCACAACGTGTTCCAATTAGCCTCCAGCAACATGATTACTCCGGACATCAGGATATATTCGGCCGAGGGATCGACCCCGACATTACGTGTACAATTTTACACCCAAGAAGAAAAACCCGTATATGACAACATGGATTTTAACTGGAATTACAAAAACGACACGCTCCGATTTGATAATTACATCAAGCTCGCGGGACAATGGAGGGCTCAAAGAGTGACGCTGACTCTCTACCTACCTGAGAATAAGAAAGTACTCATTCCATCCCAAACAAGCCAATACTTGAGAAACTTGAGAGATTTTGACAGGGGCGTACGTTCCAGACTAAATAAAGATAAGATATTATTAATCATGCAAGACGGGAAACTTCACCCCCTCATGTAA
- a CDS encoding helix-turn-helix domain-containing protein — translation MSKTHHGHSIKRIRDMLGIKQETLAAELNMTQQAFSKLEQKEQIEDEMLDKIVKILHVSTEALKTMSEEATINYFNTFTNSENEHFFSQNCQYTFNPIDKIVELYERLVKAEQEKVALLEEQLKKK, via the coding sequence ATGAGCAAAACACACCATGGACACAGTATAAAACGCATTCGCGATATGCTAGGGATTAAACAAGAAACCCTCGCGGCCGAATTAAACATGACACAACAAGCATTTTCAAAATTAGAGCAAAAAGAACAAATTGAAGACGAAATGCTTGATAAGATTGTAAAAATATTGCACGTTTCCACGGAGGCCTTGAAAACGATGAGCGAAGAGGCAACTATTAACTATTTTAACACGTTTACGAATAGCGAAAACGAACACTTCTTTTCTCAAAATTGTCAATACACGTTCAATCCAATAGACAAAATTGTAGAACTTTACGAACGATTAGTCAAGGCCGAACAGGAAAAAGTTGCCCTATTGGAAGAACAATTGAAAAAGAAGTAA